The Mycobacterium sp. EPa45 genomic interval TCTGACGGGGGTCATGCGGATGTAGGCGGCGCCCGGTCTGGGTGCCATGGGCCAGTCGGACTCTGGCACGCCCCGCGCCCGAGCACCTTCCCTCGCGAGCTGAAGTGCTTCAATCGGCTCACGAACAACGCGCGCGTGACCTTGCAACATCACGCCGCGGATGTCGGCCATGGTGGAGCCGTCTTCGAGCAGAATGCTCACGTTCGGGTTGCGTTCGACGTTGGCGGTTTTGCGTGTCCCATCCCGCACACCCATGACGATGTCGCGGTCCAACCGGAAGTATCCGAGTGGCACGGAATGCGGGAATCCGTCCTTATCGATGGTGCTCAGTACCGCCCAGCCCGGACGGCTATCCAGATAGGTCTTGACTTCTTCGTCACTGAGCTTTCTTGGCATGGAACGAGTTTAGGCTTTCCCGGGAGTCATCAGCTTGACTTGTTGATGGCACGGACGATGAGCTGGAACGGGCCTTCCTGCTTGTCGAGGATGTAAAGCGAGACCCGGCTGATGGT includes:
- a CDS encoding pyridoxamine 5'-phosphate oxidase family protein, whose protein sequence is MPRKLSDEEVKTYLDSRPGWAVLSTIDKDGFPHSVPLGYFRLDRDIVMGVRDGTRKTANVERNPNVSILLEDGSTMADIRGVMLQGHARVVREPIEALQLAREGARARGVPESDWPMAPRPGAAYIRMTPVRTLSWDYGDSTADQA